A stretch of Phragmites australis chromosome 12, lpPhrAust1.1, whole genome shotgun sequence DNA encodes these proteins:
- the LOC133886836 gene encoding uncharacterized protein LOC133886836, with translation MGVAQFAVPMMCSMKCPTGTATPTICSMKCPIGTFWLGRPCSPAALPVAATATRRTSSNVSPRQASVSMSSRWSANLHYRQVVVRARNLRTNAQFILAKVFKACKIYYTNKVIHYSVQESLEEYIQETGCAGSDGRLSHCHLLFDPKTFYKIHSFAHR, from the exons ATGGGCGTGGCACAGTTTGCCGTGCCCATGATGTGTTCGATGAAATGCCCGACTGGGACTGCCACGCCCACGATATGTTCGATGAAGTGCCCGATTGGAACGTTCTGGCTTGGACGACCATGCTCTCCGGCTGCGCTTCCAGTGGCCGCCACCGCGACGCGCAGGACGTCTTCCAACGTATCGCCGCGGCAGGCATCGGTGTCAATGAGTTCACGCTGGTCAGCAAACTTGCATTACAG GCAGGTGGTCGTCAGGGCTAGGAACCTGAGGACCAATGCGCAGTTCATCCTGGCTAAGGTCTTCAAGGCATGCAAGATTTATTATACCAACAAG GTGATTCACTATAGCGTGCAAGAAAGCTTAGAAGAATACATACAG GAAACTGGTTGTGCTGGGAGCGATGGGCGGTTGTCACATTGTCATCTACTTTTTGATCCAAAAACATTCTATAAGATCCATAGTTTTGCACACAGGTGA